In a single window of the Anaplasma platys genome:
- a CDS encoding Bax inhibitor-1 family protein, which translates to MDDSYSAQYQSAYYSAGLRSYLIRVYNYMALALGTTGAVALMASLSSGLMNLIYGTPLHWVVSLAPIVMVFIMSSRVQSMSPSTMMMVFFGFSAVMGLSLSYIFLVYTAHSIARVFFISSAMFGAMALYGNTTKRDLSKYGSFLTMGVIGLIIASVVNLFLRSGPLYFAVSLVGVLVFTALTAVNAQEIKDMYYRFNDGNEGTVSKMAIMGATSLYFAYINIFIHMLHLMGDRR; encoded by the coding sequence ATGGACGATAGTTATAGTGCTCAGTACCAGAGTGCCTACTATAGCGCTGGTCTAAGGAGTTATCTCATACGGGTGTACAATTATATGGCACTAGCGTTGGGGACTACTGGGGCAGTCGCTTTGATGGCGTCGCTCTCTAGCGGATTGATGAATCTGATTTATGGAACTCCTCTGCACTGGGTGGTGTCTCTGGCTCCCATTGTTATGGTTTTCATTATGTCTTCTAGGGTTCAGAGTATGAGCCCAAGTACCATGATGATGGTATTTTTTGGCTTCTCGGCCGTCATGGGGCTTTCTTTGTCCTATATTTTCTTGGTATACACGGCCCATAGTATCGCGCGGGTGTTCTTCATTTCTTCTGCGATGTTTGGCGCTATGGCGCTCTATGGGAATACGACGAAGCGCGACTTGTCTAAGTACGGTTCTTTCCTTACTATGGGGGTGATTGGGCTAATAATAGCTTCGGTGGTGAATCTGTTTCTCAGAAGTGGTCCGTTGTACTTTGCAGTTTCTCTGGTTGGAGTTTTGGTTTTCACTGCCCTGACCGCGGTCAACGCGCAGGAGATTAAGGACATGTATTACAGGTTTAACGACGGGAACGAGGGTACGGTTAGTAAGATGGCGATCATGGGGGCGACAAGTCTCTACTTTGCCTACATAAATATCTTTATCCACATGTTGCACCTAATGGGTGATCGTAGGTAG
- a CDS encoding YbaB/EbfC family nucleoid-associated protein has protein sequence MSYDGQKFSDLQEMLKRKLSDFKIHQEPKVFEGVALGGKVSVKVMLSNFVEYKVQEVKVDPSLLQEKSFMVEDLIKAAFDDAFKKSLEHNKDFLNSLMSFYF, from the coding sequence ATGTCTTACGATGGCCAGAAGTTTTCTGATTTACAAGAGATGCTCAAGCGAAAATTATCTGATTTCAAGATTCACCAGGAGCCAAAGGTTTTTGAAGGTGTTGCGCTGGGTGGTAAGGTATCTGTCAAGGTGATGCTTTCTAACTTTGTAGAATATAAGGTGCAGGAGGTGAAGGTTGATCCTTCTCTCTTGCAGGAAAAATCATTCATGGTAGAGGATCTGATCAAAGCGGCGTTCGATGATGCTTTCAAGAAGTCTCTCGAGCACAATAAAGACTTTTTGAATTCTTTGATGTCTTTTTACTTCTAG
- the tsaE gene encoding tRNA (adenosine(37)-N6)-threonylcarbamoyltransferase complex ATPase subunit type 1 TsaE has translation MIVGRRLLRVDLVRTRGVRRYLGLSLSDVKDVALGVSGLLASGSVVFVCGEVGAGKTVFCREIIKKLTLDPFMGSPTFPVVCEYQCPAYKLCHIDLYRINSISEVNELGIYDLIDGNVTLIEWPEILGDTLRCCLRVSILLGEQNTRNLEIEFF, from the coding sequence GTGATCGTAGGTAGGCGGCTTTTGCGAGTTGATCTAGTTAGAACACGTGGTGTGCGTCGTTACTTAGGGCTTTCTCTAAGTGATGTTAAGGATGTGGCACTGGGGGTGTCAGGTTTGCTGGCGTCGGGATCTGTTGTCTTCGTTTGCGGAGAAGTGGGCGCGGGTAAGACGGTGTTTTGCCGCGAGATAATTAAAAAGCTCACATTGGATCCTTTTATGGGCAGCCCGACCTTTCCTGTTGTTTGTGAATATCAGTGCCCAGCTTATAAGCTTTGTCACATTGATCTGTACAGGATTAACTCAATAAGCGAAGTGAATGAGCTTGGAATTTATGACCTGATAGATGGTAATGTTACGCTAATCGAGTGGCCTGAAATACTGGGCGACACCCTTAGATGCTGTCTCCGTGTCAGCATACTTCTAGGTGAGCAAAATACTAGGAACCTTGAGATAGAGTTCTTTTGA
- a CDS encoding aspartate-semialdehyde dehydrogenase produces the protein MSCKIVVVGATNSVGRSVLSLLSESGFPASHIVALSDCDKVQRDISYGEKDKIPVVRIGDYDFSDGGVAVFCSTEAISERYVGVAAERGCLVVDSTIHSRMNDGVPLVIPGVNEECIGDRKGNIIAVPGSIVIQLLTVLAPLRQRVRIERAVLSTYHAASHMGLEGMSELYDQTKSMFMNKKVQSKEFPRQISFNCIPCVGDLAEDGRSTEEICVATETKKIIGDGVEIFATCVAVPVFVSNSMAVNLELRSHISVEDVSGLLGEIPGVAVVNQTSEMVYVTPVDCVNDEEVYVSRIRIDDTVTHGLSMWIVADNVKLSASCIAQVVKILVAAKQ, from the coding sequence ATGAGTTGCAAGATAGTTGTTGTTGGCGCGACCAATTCTGTGGGGCGTTCTGTTCTTTCTTTGCTTAGCGAAAGCGGTTTTCCGGCTAGCCATATTGTTGCCTTGTCAGACTGTGATAAGGTCCAGCGGGATATAAGCTATGGCGAGAAGGATAAAATTCCAGTGGTTCGCATAGGAGATTATGACTTCAGTGATGGAGGTGTTGCTGTATTTTGCTCAACGGAGGCAATCTCGGAAAGATATGTCGGTGTAGCTGCTGAAAGGGGGTGTTTGGTGGTAGATAGTACCATACATTCGCGCATGAACGATGGGGTTCCTTTAGTCATTCCTGGGGTCAATGAGGAGTGTATAGGAGATAGGAAAGGAAATATAATTGCTGTTCCTGGGAGTATTGTAATCCAATTGCTGACAGTGCTTGCTCCTTTGCGGCAGCGGGTGAGAATTGAGCGGGCTGTACTCTCAACGTATCACGCAGCATCACATATGGGGCTGGAGGGGATGTCTGAGCTGTATGACCAGACGAAGTCTATGTTCATGAATAAGAAGGTGCAAAGCAAAGAGTTTCCTCGTCAGATCTCGTTCAATTGTATTCCTTGTGTTGGGGATCTGGCGGAAGATGGGCGCTCTACTGAGGAAATTTGTGTTGCTACTGAGACCAAGAAGATAATCGGTGACGGAGTTGAAATATTTGCGACTTGTGTTGCGGTTCCGGTTTTTGTTTCGAACTCCATGGCGGTTAATTTGGAGTTGAGGAGCCATATATCTGTAGAAGATGTGTCAGGGCTATTAGGAGAAATACCGGGTGTTGCGGTGGTAAACCAGACGAGTGAGATGGTGTATGTCACCCCGGTGGACTGTGTAAACGATGAAGAAGTGTACGTGTCGCGAATCAGGATTGATGATACTGTAACACATGGGCTTAGTATGTGGATAGTAGCTGATAATGTGAAGCTCAGTGCATCGTGTATTGCGCAAGTAGTAAAAATTCTTGTAGCTGCAAAACAGTAG